A genomic window from Salvia hispanica cultivar TCC Black 2014 chromosome 5, UniMelb_Shisp_WGS_1.0, whole genome shotgun sequence includes:
- the LOC125189848 gene encoding uncharacterized protein LOC125189848 codes for MAPYEALYGRRCRSPLYWDEVGERRVLGPDAVEEMIEIVRQIRLRMKEAQDRKKSYADVRRTDLQFQVGDKVFLKVSPSKGITRFGVKGKWKPRFIGPYEILEGVGPVAYRLALPPNLGNVHKIFHVSQLRKYMFDPKHMIHYEEVALNLDLSYEERPQMILDRKVQILRKKSIACVKVLWRNHE; via the coding sequence ATGGCGCCGTATGAAGCCTTATATGGAAGAAGGTGTAGATCACCGCTctactgggatgaagttggcgaACGAAGGGTACTCGGACCCGATGCAGTCGAGGAGATGATTGAAATTGTTCGACAAATCCGTTTGAGAATGAAGGAAGCCCAAGACAGAAAAAAGTCTTACGCTGATGTCCGACGGACCGACTTACAATTTCAGGTCGGTGATAAGGTTTTTCTCAAAGTatccccgtcgaaagggataacgCGTTTTGGTGTTAAGGGAAAGTGGAAACCACGTTTTATCGGTCCTTATGAAATTCTCGAAGGAGTAGGACCCGTAGCCTATCGATTAGCGCTACCGCCAAACCTTGGGAACGTACACAAAATTTTCCATGTGTCGCAATTGCGAAAGTACATGTTCGACCCGAAACACATGATTCACTACGAAGAAGTTGCTTTGAATCTGGATTTGAGTTACGAGGAGCGACCTCAGATGATCTTGGACCGTAAGGTTCAAATTTTGAGGAAAAAATCTATTGCTTGCGTGAAAGTACTTTGGAGAAACCACGAATAG
- the LOC125189850 gene encoding myb-like protein X: MGVEQTEGVKQPEEERQETETHKSEERNDEKETVEEAEVQPEEPETIAPTVSKPKPVKRTLVLKNDPKEERQKLKRVSQRCLGKWTSNKAGANTAADAVEISSEDEVAEAGANTPNNQEEEADKVAKGLDLASKSVGQEEAINNDTSDCVVTEPTAQVEHSTLADQEAKADEGEDKYLQERKRKRKAPAKKKQIIKKQRTANTSIVIREPEERKRLSDSDYTSSKESESERDVSLDGEEYHEQQLPDNHHC, from the coding sequence ATGGGAGTAGAACAAACCGAAGGAGTGAAGCAACCTGAAGAGGAGAGGCAGGAAACAGAGACACACAAGTCAGAGGAAAGGAATGATGAGAAAGAAACAGTGGAAGAGGCCGAAGTACAACCGGAGGAGCCGGAAACTATAGCCCCAACCGTGTCAAAACCAAAGCCAGTTAAGAGGACACTAGTGTTGAAAAACGACCCCAAGGAAGAAAGGCAGAAGCTCAAGAGAGTGTCACAGAGATGCTTAGGAAAATGGACGTCCAACAAGGCAGGAGCAAACACGGCAGCAGATGCAGTGGAGATCTCTAGTGAAGATGAGGTGGCTGAGGCAGGAGCAAACACGCCAAATAACCAGGAGGAAGAGGCTGACAAGGTGGCTAAGGGTCTGGACCTCGCATCGAAGTCAGTAGGTCAGGAGGAAGCGATAAATAATGATACCAGTGACTGCGTGGTGACCGAGCCTACTGCCCAAGTGGAACATTCAACACTAGCGGACCAGGAAGCTAAGGCAGACGAAGGTGAAGACAAGTACCTCCAGGAGAGGAAGCGAAAACGAAAGGCCCCTGCCAAGAAGAAGCAGATCATAAAGAAACAACGCACAGCCAACACCAGCATAGTGATCCGAGAGCcagaagagagaaagaggttGAGTGACAGTGATTACACTTCCAGCAAAGAATCGGAGTCAGAGAGAGACGTCTCTCTAGACGGTGAGGAGTACCATGAGCAGCAACTCCCTGACAACCACCATTGCTAG